A part of Antechinus flavipes isolate AdamAnt ecotype Samford, QLD, Australia chromosome 6, AdamAnt_v2, whole genome shotgun sequence genomic DNA contains:
- the FOSL1 gene encoding fos-related antigen 1, protein MFRDFGEAGPSSGGGPYGAPQQPSTTAGQQKFHFVPTLNTVSGSHEFQWMTQPRYLGPGAHYSRALPYQPYGLQGRPGVIRAVGPPPGVRRRHNDQISPEEEERRRVRRERNKLAAAKCRNRRKELTDFLQAETDKLEGEKSELQKEIEDLQKQKERLELVLEAHRPVCKIPSESEGEAEAAEGASSSGPAPPRRRRPQISLSPGPVLEPEALHTPTLMTTPSLTPFTPSLVFTYPGTPEPCASAHRRSSSSSGDPGSDPLGSPTLLAL, encoded by the exons ATGTTCCGAGATTTCGGGGAAGCTGGGCCCAGCTCCGGGGGCGGTCCGTACGGCGCCCCTCAGCAGCCGTCTACCACTGCGGGACAGCAG aAGTTCCACTTCGTGCCCACCCTGAACACGGTCAGCGGCAGCCACGAGTTTCAGTGGATGACCCAGCCCCGATACCTGGGACCCGGGGCCCATTACTCCAGGGCCCTCCCCTACCAGCCCTATGGCCTCCAGGGCCGCCCTGGAGTCATCCGGGCTGTGGGGCCCCCGCCTGGGGTCCGGAGAAGGCACAACGACCAG ATAAGTcctgaggaggaagagaggaggagggtcAGGCGGGAGAGAAACAAGTTGGCAGCTGCCAAGTGCCGGAACAGGAGGAAGGAGCTGACCGACTTCCTGCAAGCG GAGACGGATAaactggaaggagaaaaatcggaGCTACAGAAAGAGATTGAGGACCTGCAGAAGCAGAAGGAGAGGCTGGAGCTGGTTCTGGAGGCTCACCGCCCCGTGTGCAAGATCCCCAGCGAGTCAGAGGGAGAGGCGGAGGCAGCAGAGGGAGCCTCGAGCAGCGGGCCCGCTCCCCCCCGCCGCCGCCGGCCCCAGATCTCCCTCTCCCCTGGTCCCGTGCTGGAGCCCGAGGCCCTGCACACCCCCACCCTCATGACCACCCCCTCCCTGACCCCCTTTACTCCCAGCCTGGTCTTCACCTACCCAGGGACCCCAGAGCCCTGCGCCTCCGCTCACCgtcgcagcagcagcagcagcggggACCCCGGCTCCGATCCCCTGGGCTCTCCCACGCTCTTGGCCCTCTGA
- the CCDC85B gene encoding coiled-coil domain-containing protein 85B, which yields MEGGEAAGGPGRPLSDAELAALAKEELVRRLRQEEAEKLAALVQRGRLMQEVNRQLQGHLGEIRELKQVNRRLQDENRELRDLCCFLDHERQKGRRVAREWQLFGAHASRAVRDELAGCWQKLAQLEGRQDELLRENLALKELCLALEEEWGPRPAPGAGASAAAAAGGGGGGGGAGGGGGGGGAEAGPEPGGGPGGPGPDGPSGPGPELGLLPCGARDVGDGSSSTGSVGSPDQLHLACSPDD from the coding sequence ATGGAGGGCGGCGAGGCGGCGGGCGGCCCGGGGCGGCCGCTGAGCGACGCGGAGCTGGCGGCGCTGGCCAAGGAGGAGCTGGTGCGGAGGCTGCGGCAGGAGGAGGCGGAGAAGCTGGCGGCGCTGGTGCAGCGCGGCCGCCTCATGCAGGAGGTCAACCGGCAGCTGCAGGGCCACCTGGGCGAGATCCGCGAGCTCAAGCAGGTCAACCGGCGGCTGCAGGACGAGAACCGAGAGCTGCGCGACCTCTGCTGCTTCCTGGACCACGAGCGCCAGAAGGGCCGCCGCGTGGCCCGCGAGTGGCAGCTCTTCGGGGCGCACGCGTCCCGGGCCGTGCGCGACGAGCTGGCCGGCTGCTGGCAGAAGCTGGCGCAGCTCGAGGGCCGCCAGGACGAGCTGCTGCGCGAGAACCTGGCGCTCAAGGAGCTCTGCCTGGCGCTCGAGGAGGAGTGGGGCCCGCGGCCGGCCCCCGGGGCCGGAGCCTCTGCGGCAGCCGCGGCGggaggcggaggaggaggaggaggagctggaggaggaggaggaggaggaggagcggAGGCCGGGCCCGAGCCCGGAGGAGGCCCCGGAGGCCCCGGCCCCGACGGCCCGAGCGGTCCCGGGCCAGAGCTGGGGCTGCTCCCGTGCGGGGCCCGGGACGTGGGAGACGGCAGCTCGAGCACGGGCAGCGTGGGCAGCCCGGACCAGCTGCACCTGGCCTGCTCTCCGGACGACTGA